A genomic segment from Torulaspora delbrueckii CBS 1146 chromosome 3, complete genome encodes:
- the SPO24 gene encoding Spo24p (similar to Saccharomyces cerevisiae YPR036W-A; ancestral locus Anc_7.453) produces MAFLTLTSDIQQPFVIPNFSPVSPAASRKNSAASVETETQLPVGRKGSISLL; encoded by the coding sequence ATGGCTTTCCTAACTTTGACTTCGGACATTCAACAACCATTTGTTATTCCAAACTTTTCTCCAGTTTCTCCAGctgcttcaagaaagaattcCGCTGCCAGCGTCGAAACTGAGACTCAATTGCCTGTGGGGAGAAAGGGCTCCATTAGCCTGTTGTGA
- the TMH11 gene encoding Tmh11p (similar to Saccharomyces cerevisiae YJR085C; ancestral locus Anc_7.454) produces MEHPAFTLGLLTAAGGFMGYARKGSVPSLVAGLVFGSVYGYAGYLLHHNRDNGLEIALGASLVMLTTGVARGIPSRFRKPVPLTLTVLGSLGSFYYYNKYKEFYP; encoded by the coding sequence ATGGAACATCCCGCTTTCACTTTAGGTTTACTGACCGCTGCAGGCGGTTTCATGGGCTATGCCCGTAAGGGCTCAGTCCCCTCTCTTGTCGCTGGTTTGGTGTTCGGTAGTGTCTACGGATACGCAGGATACTTGCTACACCATAACCGCGACAATGGTTTAGAGATTGCTTTGGGAGCCTCCTTAGTTATGTTAACCACTGGTGTAGCCAGAGGGATCCCTTCCAGATTCCGTAAACCAGTTCCCCTCACTTTAACAGTCTTGGGATCCCTAGGTTCCTTCTATTACTACAACAAGTACAAGGAATTTTACCCATAG
- the BIR1 gene encoding survivin (similar to Saccharomyces cerevisiae BIR1 (YJR089W); ancestral locus Anc_7.460), whose amino-acid sequence MDIGRSNGNGDVSVMYNLGARIRSFQTTSIVDGKKFRWRYTVIPYQGMARLGFFFHPFQSSKNDKEIYKDAVQCICCKNITYNFGDCRSKKKDIVETMISVLRQHLKNNECILSELKLKVLEDHLNEFSNENWSDHLTFGDPMSQKMLDFRESTFLMNWDPPSDSLLPACMSQAGLLRYDSSYTGFEELMENDAQDACYCVYCKRIVGSWQPNDDPLLEHYRSSNGGMCYFFDKMRSDSTYNEVISELETTFACLTNDHDSNESNIEPHEQVDSPLISQEADAISRDEELAKDHDLAHADERPSSIAQMKEESISRKQTNKDEIQDNGPPSPERSPARKKRILRRLSTRKYFDDRDGDTTYDSEHSFREEKDLVIEFKERTKKARDIGRTNKILDDSNDEFSFSAQGHSAFEIPTFNSILPSNNISERNEITDERVEKSLSDQSSVQGSPKEKTVHPDERNLKLDDIPIDAVLSSDSSLDSNAASSPSRELLTNLKEEKSDHSATELRHLRPLQDARSTNFVIDDLDDELSASRSVLRDTHENITSLDTGTPLPSRSVLNGSGSPNYDQKQESIRKQITQDEKSSVNHSPLDQSPINQSPIHQSSLEGLKNTETPRLVPPEKKKDDQRLLHTTEEKSENSELDRRLVKEYFHDLLVYINKNDATLRNDRDGELAFFIKQMPRSELDMTFTDWLNEKLKKVKDDFLEESRVKLDVLKRDFERACDTVNSLNNEEALLKIAANLGIS is encoded by the coding sequence ATGGACATTGGCAGATCTAACGGGAATGGAGATGTGTCCGTCATGTATAACCTTGGAGCGAGGATTAGGAGTTTCCAGACAACCTCTATCGTTGATGGTAAGAAATTTCGATGGCGTTATACTGTGATACCTTACCAGGGTATGGCTAGATTGGGCTTCTTTTTCCATCCATTCCAGAGCTCAAAAAACGATAAAGAGATTTATAAAGATGCTGTCCAGTGCATCTGCTGTAAGAACATAACGTACAATTTCGGCGACTGTCgatcgaagaagaaagatattGTTGAGACTATGATCAGTGTACTGCGGCAGCACCTAAAAAATAATGAATGTATACTATCAGAACTGAAGTTGAAAGTGCTAGAGGATCATTTAAATGAATTCTCTAATGAAAATTGGAGTGATCATCTCACTTTTGGTGATCCGATGAGCCAAAAGATGCTCGATTTCAGAGAGTCTACTTTCCTCATGAATTGGGATCCGCCAAGCGATAGCTTGCTTCCTGCTTGTATGTCTCAAGCTGGTCTGTTACGGTATGACAGCTCATACACAGGATTTGAGGAACTTATGGAAAATGATGCCCAAGATGCATGCTACTGTGTTTATTGCAAGCGTATTGTAGGTTCATGGCAGCCCAATGATGATCCTTTATTAGAACACTACAGAAGCAGTAACGGCGGTATGTGCTATTTTTTTGATAAGATGAGGTCGGATTCGACATACAATGAGGTTATATCAGAGCTTGAGACGACGTTCGCATGTCTCACAAATGATCATGATAGCAATGAGTCTAACATAGAACCTCACGAACAGGTAGACTCACCATTGATTTCTCAAGAAGCCGATGCAATATCTCGGGATGAGGAATTGGCCAAGGACCACGATTTGGCCCACGCTGATGAACGCCCATCTTCTATAGCTCAAATGAAGGAGGAGTCCATCTCCAGAAAACAAACAAATAAAGACGAGATCCAAGACAACGGTCCCCCATCACCAGAGAGATCACCAGCAAGAAAAAAAAGGATACTGAGAAGACTATCAACGAGGAAATATTTCGACGACAGAGATGGAGATACCACCTATGACTCAGAGCATAGCTTCCGTGAAGAAAAGGATCTCGTAATCGAATTTAAAGAACGTACCAAAAAGGCTAGAGACATTGGCAGGACGAATAAAATTTTGGACGATAGTAATGATGAATTCAGCTTCAGCGCACAAGGCCATAGTGCTTTTGAGATACCCACATTCAACTCTATTCTCCCCTCTAATAACATCAGTGAACGGAACGAAATTACAGACGAACGGGTTGAGAAGTCGCTGAGCGACCAATCATCCGTCCAAGGAAGTCCAAAAGAGAAAACCGTGCATCCTGATGAAAGGAATTTGAAGCTAGATGACATTCCAATTGATGCCGTTTTGAGCTCCGATTCCTCGTTGGACTCTAATGCTGCATCATCGCCTTCTAGAGAGCTCCTGACAAACCtaaaagaggaaaaatcAGATCATTCAGCCACTGAGCTGCGGCATCTTAGGCCTCTCCAAGATGCAAGATCAACTAATTTTGTCATTGACGATCTAGATGACGAGCTAAGCGCTTCTAGGAGCGTTTTACGCGACACGCATGAAAACATAACGTCGTTGGACACTGGCACGCCGCTTCCTAGTAGATCTGTGTTGAATGGCTCTGGCAGCCCAAATTACGATCAAAAACAGGAATCGATAAGAAAGCAGATTACgcaagatgaaaaatcttcTGTGAATCACTCACCACTAGATCAATCACCAATAAATCAATCACCAATCCACCAGTCATCATTAGAAGGACTGAAAAATACTGAAACTCCACGGCTAGTGCCTccagagaagaagaaagatgacCAAAGACTATTACATACAACTGAAGAAAAGTCCGAGAATTCGGAGTTGGACAGGAGATTGGTCAAGGAATACTTCCACGATCTTCTTGTCTACATAAATAAGAATGATGCAACGCTAAGGAATGACCGAGATGGTGAGTTAGcttttttcatcaagcagATGCCCAGATCAGAACTTGACATGACTTTCACTGACTGGCTCAAcgagaaattgaagaaggtgaaagacGACTTTCTCGAGGAAAGCAGAGTGAAGTTAGACGTTCTCAAGAGAGATTTTGAGCGAGCTTGTGATACAGTTAATTCACTAAATAACGAGGAAGCCCTTCTCAAAATTGCTGCCAATCTAGGGATATCGTGA
- the ERV2 gene encoding flavin-linked sulfhydryl oxidase (similar to Saccharomyces cerevisiae ERV2 (YPR037C); ancestral locus Anc_7.456), with the protein MKRVNLKSGHITRIIAALTIVGLWWFFSSSDLSYNKPSIDLLPVAQDEPKKATSNEKGTIMPSMPDKEAKEKLGRASWTYFHTLLARFPDEPTAEQSEKLKQFIELYAELYPCGECSYHFVKTLKRYPPQVSSRTAAALWGCSIHNIVNDYLGKEHYDCSTILEDYDCGCGDDEGKIKDDLKLDKVSLFKEGKQGG; encoded by the coding sequence ATGAAGCGtgtgaatttgaagagtggCCACATTACCAGGATAATAGCTGCCTTAACGATAGTTGGCCTATGGTggttcttttcatcaagcgACTTGTCATACAACAAACCGTCAATTGATCTGCTACCAGTGGCACAGGATGAACCCAAGAAAGCTACTAGTAATGAAAAAGGTACTATAATGCCCTCGATGCCCGATAAGGAAGCCAAGGAGAAACTTGGCAGAGCTTCATGGACCTATTTTCATACACTGCTCGCGAGATTCCCAGATGAGCCCACCGCTGAACAAAGCGAAAAGCTAAAGCAGTTTATCGAACTCTACGCTGAGTTATACCCCTGCGGAGAATGTTCATATCATTTCGTCAAAACCTTAAAACGGTACCCACCACAAGTCTCTAGTAGAACCGCTGCAGCACTATGGGGTTGTTCAATCCACAACATTGTGAACGATTACCTGGGCAAAGAACATTACGACTGCAGTACAATCCTCGAAGACTACGATTGCGGTTGTGGTGATGACGAAGGGAAGATaaaagatgatttgaagTTGGATAAAGTCTCGTTATTCAAAGAGGGTAAACAAGGTGGGTAG
- the TIP41 gene encoding Tip41p (similar to Saccharomyces cerevisiae TIP41 (YPR040W); ancestral locus Anc_7.457), with translation MADRRPLRGPGINTFQIDAARKVHARTVQARIPQAAASAASERFISPSPPTTSAVRRLVPRHVCNSPNNPPCASCGTMIVPSPAATLPLQDCPSMTINNWTISTRKKPILNSQELEDWENNKLKGLTLPEMIFGNSYVRIENTLHGWTLEFNALDALKQVKLADCGIRVSYSKKWMDSKQQKQAQRSSSPTEFEVDDSSLKIAHHYDWTYTTRYRGTEESKDQRYKFTRDDTQQLPLDKLSRPDHILFYDDMILFEDELADNGISILNVKIRVMDERLLLLNRFFLRVDDVLLRVIDTRVCVEFDENKVMREYKEMEGDYKSLLANHRISHSHDPKAALRDSNWVAQHAPVVSREYETLNFD, from the coding sequence ATGGCTGATAGAAGACCCTTAAGAGGCCCTGGAATTAATACATTCCAAATAGATGCTGCTAGGAAAGTCCATGCAAGAACGGTACAAGCCAGAATCCCTCAGGCTGCAGCTAGTGCTGCATCTGAAAGGTTCATATCACCTTCACCGCCAACTACAAGTGCAGTGAGAAGACTAGTTCCAAGACATGTTTGTAATAGTCCCAATAATCCACCATGTGCTAGTTGTGGTACCATGATTGTTCCATCTCCAGCTGCTACTTTGCCCTTGCAGGATTGTCCATCGATGACTATTAACAATTGGACAATAtcgacaagaaagaaaccTATATTAAATTCACAGGAGTTGGAAGATTGGGAAAATAATAAGTTAAAGGGGTTGACGTTGCCGGAAATGATCTTTGGTAATAGTTATGTGCGAATTGAAAATACTTTACACGGCTGGACTTTAGAATTCAACGCACTTGATGCTCTTAAGCAGGTGAAATTAGCCGATTGCGGTATAAGAGTTTCATATTCTAAGAAATGGATGGATTCCAAGCAACAAAAGCAAGCACAACGATCTTCCTCACCTACAGAATTTGAAGTCGATGATTCTTCGTTAAAAATCGCACACCATTATGATTGGACCTATACAACGAGATATAGGGGAACAGAGGAGAGTAAGGATCAACGTTACAAATTCACAAGAGATGATACACAGCAGTTACCATTAGATAAACTGTCTCGGCCAGATCACATTTTATTCTATGATGATATGATCTTGTTCGAAGATGAACTTGCAGATAATGGTATCTCGATATTAAATGTGAAAATACGTGTGATGGACGAGCGCTTACTGCTTCTGAATCGTTTCTTTCTGAGAGTTGACGATGTGCTGCTACGAGTAATAGACACTAGAGTCTGCgtcgaatttgatgaaaataaAGTAATGAGAGAGTACAAAGAGATGGAGGGAGACTACAAGAGTCTGCTTGCGAACCATCGAATATCGCATTCACATGATCCAAAGGCTGCTTTAAGAGATAGCAATTGGGTTGCACAACACGCTCCGGTGGTCTCGAGGGAATATGAAACGCTGAACTTTGATTAA
- the EMC2 gene encoding Emc2p (similar to Saccharomyces cerevisiae YJR088C; ancestral locus Anc_7.458), whose product MGSIREKLLTIATTKLYTQLEPAELQSLYDELRSYTSSGDPNLSQSTYLNLMEMLFYVNVYLSKDVEAEVIYNSFRDRFGEDSPNLYVMKATLLQINENDQAAVDYIEKLIKDSLEYDTDSLSYLVLQKKLISVKARAHDNEWLVSQVCSLIEKFPLDPELYFYAGKLYDELGQFSRAAYCYEEVLLIMPFNYVAFGNLAESIYYKAIKTERSAKLNYDTLQKSLNNALRSVELSENYLKGWSFVAMVSEKMGDKKELNTLARKRIEYIATTSNSKNRATAELVLKNL is encoded by the coding sequence ATGGGTTCCATTAGAGAGAAATTGCTGACGATTGCGACAACAAAACTGTATACGCAGCTAGAACCAGCAGAGTTACAATCGTTGTATGATGAATTGAGATCTTACACGAGTAGTGGTGATCCCAATCTTTCACAATCGACTTATctgaatttgatggagATGCTTTTCTATGTGAATGTCTATTTGAGTAAAGATGTAGAGGCTGAAGTTATTTACAATAGTTTCAGGGATAGGTTTGGTGAGGATTCCCCCAATCTGTATGTGATGAAGGCAACATTACTGCAGATCAACGAAAATGATCAAGCCGCCGTCGACTatattgaaaagctcatcAAGGACTCCCTAGAATACGACACTGATTCATTGAGTTATCTTGTTTTACAGAAAAAGCTGATATCGGTTAAGGCAAGAGCCCACGACAACGAATGGTTAGTAAGTCAAGTTTGTTCgttgattgaaaaattcccGCTAGATCCTGAGCTTTACTTCTATGCTGGAAAGCTTTACGATGAACTTGGACAATTCAGTCGTGCTGCATACTGTTACGAGGAAGTGCTATTGATAATGCCCTTCAATTACGTGGCGTTTGGGAATTTGGCAGAGTCTATATACTACAAAGCCATCAAGACGGAGAGATCAGCCAAACTTAATTATGACACTCTAcagaaatctttgaataaCGCATTGAGAAGTGTCGAACTTAGTGAAAACTATTTGAAAGGTTGGTCCTTTGTCGCAATGGTATCAGAGAAAATGGGTGATAAAAAGGAGTTGAACACATTAGCACGCAAGCGGATTGAGTATATTGCAACCACGTCGAACTCTAAAAATCGAGCAACCGCTGAACtagttttgaaaaatctttaG
- the TIF5 gene encoding translation initiation factor eIF5 (similar to Saccharomyces cerevisiae TIF5 (YPR041W); ancestral locus Anc_7.459) produces MSINICRDNHDPFYRYKMPPIQAKVEGRGNGIKTAVLNVADIAHALNRPAPYIVKYFGFELGAQTSISVDKDRYLVNGVHEPAKLQDVLDGFINKFVLCGSCKNPETEIIITKDSDLVRDCKACGKRTPMDLRHKLSSFILKNPPDSVNGSKKKKKAATASANVRGGGLSISDIAQGKSQASNNSPNGTTEALVEDEDDDELARQINAAASSLEKIEMKDDEWAVDMSEEAIRQRAKELQAAADNETGEMGKLEEFGEWILKEGGEDKENLPSDVEIFKQAADLDVLQDPKIACVLAQCLFDENIVSQVTEHAAFFTKVFVSPEYERDFLGGIERFLGLERKDLIPLLPKILVQVYNNDIVSEEEIIKFGTKCSKKYVPKDVSKKVRRAAKPFITWLQTAESDDDEDDE; encoded by the coding sequence ATGTCCATCAATATTTGCAGAGATAATCATGATCCTTTCTACCGTTATAAAATGCCTCCCATCCAGGCCAAGGTTGAAGGTAGAGGTAACGGTATCAAGACAGCCGTTTTGAACGTTGCTGATATAGCACACGCTCTTAACAGACCAGCCCCATACATTGTAAAATATTTTGGTTTTGAACTGGGTGCTCAGACTTCTATCTCGGTCGATAAGGACCGTTATTTGGTAAACGGTGTGCACGAACCTGCCAAGTTGCAAGATGTGCTGGACGGATTCATCAACAAGTTTGTTTTATGTGGGAGCTGTAAGAACCCTGAGACTGAAATTATCATCACAAAGGACAGCGACCTGGTTAGAGATTGTAAAGCCTGCGGTAAGAGAACTCCAATGGACCTAAGACACAAGCTATCCTCATTCATACTGAAGAACCCACCAGACTCTGTGAACggttcaaagaagaaaaagaaggCCGCCACTGCCTCTGCCAACGTCCGTGGTGGTGGGTTGTCTATCAGTGATATCGCTCAAGGTAAATCACAAGCATCGAATAACAGTCCAAACGGTACCACCGAAGCTTTGGTagaagacgaagatgatgatgaattagCTCGTCAAATCAATGCGGCAGCTTCGAgtttggaaaagattgaaatGAAGGATGACGAGTGGGCTGTTGATATGTCAGAGGAAGCCATCAGACAGCGTGCTAAGGAACTACAAGCCGCTGCAGATAACGAGACTGGTGAAATGGGGAAACTCGAGGAATTTGGTGAGTGGATATTGAAGGAAGGTGGAGAAGACAAGGAAAACCTTCCTTCTGATGTCGAAATTTTCAAACAGGCCGCAGATTTGGATGTGCTGCAGGATCCAAAGATTGCTTGTGTGTTAGCTCAATGTCTGTTCGATGAAAACATCGTCAGCCAAGTCACAGAACATGctgctttcttcactaaGGTCTTTGTATCACCAGAATATGAGAGGGATTTCCTTGGGGGtattgaaagattcttgGGTCTAGAGCGCAAAGATTTGATACCTTTGCTACCAAAGATCCTGGTTCAAGTTTACAACAACGACATCGTCtctgaggaagagatcatcaaatttggtaCTAAGTGCTCAAAGAAGTACGTGCCTAAGGATGTATCAAAGAAGGTTCGTAGAGCTGCCAAGCCTTTCATCACTTGGTTACAAACTGCGGAAagtgacgatgatgaggatgatgaataA
- the TDEL0C03160 gene encoding uncharacterized protein (similar to Saccharomyces cerevisiae CSN12 (YJR084W); ancestral locus Anc_7.452), whose product MVTINLDAYFIHKRYDDGLLQFLKNDNYEEAHTYRLTMKNDGKLDQLYNVTMDLKFASWVNDDKQKIFDLADEQLRLFNRIAEVETDWIVYPLYYVAHQYLQIARKIRVKDDKMDKNAYLERCGRAIHRSFNLCLNDRNPELHEDRKTGCYLLANLEFKLYHLLGNRDMMKNLVKVLQSRGDEIPPLAQSLAALHSKHLVMFNYYMGEYYGCYESDFTKGHSFLSEALLECATNICDKQIDKILILLIPFALLTTRQYPNVNVWQEKLTDNFVALKVHEPIVSCLLNGDLKTYDTNFAKNEIFFLQNGLYVAMSLLRELVFLRLVKNCWKFTGMPSVLQLQAVATAYSKSAQGYKKRKPAKADDLLLDELECQLANLIAKNLVKGYLSHANRCLVLSKKLPFPSQST is encoded by the coding sequence ATGGTTACTATCAATTTGGACGCATATTTCATCCACAAACGGTATGATGATGGCCTAttgcaatttttgaaaaatgataACTATGAGGAGGCACATACATATCGattgacgatgaagaacgACGGGAAGTTGGACCAGTTATATAATGTCACTATGGATTTGAAGTTTGCTAGTTGGGTTAACGATGACAAGCAAAAAATATTTGACCTGGCAGACGAACAATTGAGGCTCTTCAACCGGATTGCTGAAGTTGAGACTGACTGGATCGTTTATCCGCTATACTATGTTGCTCACCAGTATTTACAAATAGCACGCAAGATTCGAGTAAAAGATGACAAGATGGATAAAAATGCCTACTTGGAACGGTGTGGTCGTGCCATTCATCGTAGTTTTAATCTGTGCCTGAATGATCGTAATCCAGAATTGCACGAAGACAGAAAGACGGGATGTTACCTACTGGCAAACTTAGAATTCAAACTGTACCATTTACTAGGAAATCGAGacatgatgaagaatttggtcaaagttTTGCAAAGCCGCGGAGACGAGATACCGCCATTGGCACAGAGTTTAGCAGCCTTACACTCCAAGCACTTAGTTATGTTCAACTACTATATGGGCGAATACTACGGATGTTACGAAAGTGATTTCACGAAAGGACATAGCTTCCTAAGCGAAGCGCTCTTAGAGTGTGCAACAAACATCTGTGATAAACAAATCGACAAGATACTTATCCTTCTAATCCCCTTTGCACTACTCACCACAAGACAATATCCGAATGTAAATGTGTGGCAAGAAAAACTAACTGACAATTTTGTTGCCCTAAAAGTACATGAGCCCATAGTAAGCTGTCTACTGAACGGAGACCTAAAGACGTACGACACCAATTTCGCTAAAAACGAAATCTTTTTCCTACAAAATGGTCTCTACGTAGCAATGTCACTGTTACGCGAATTGGTATTCTTACGCTTAGTCAAGAACTGCTGGAAATTTACAGGTATGCCTAGCGTACTACAATTACAAGCAGTGGCTACAGCATATTCCAAAAGTGCACAGGGATACAAGAAACGCAAGCCGGCGAAAGCGGACGATTTGCTACTGGATGAACTAGAGTGTCAATTGGCAAACTTGATAGCCAAGAACCTCGTCAAAGGCTACTTATCACACGCTAACCGCTGTTTAGTACTAAGCAAGAAGTTGCCCTTCCCAAGTCAATCGACCTGA
- the STE18 gene encoding Ste18p (similar to Saccharomyces cerevisiae STE18 (YJR086W); ancestral locus Anc_7.455) gives MSQELLSYKIKGLKLRRINELNDKLRDELGRERITASNACLAISNYVSTHRDYTLPEIWGYPPPGSNHFADATNKKRRSLQETGQSTSNACCTIM, from the coding sequence ATGTCACAAGAGCTGCTGTCCTACAAAATCAAAGGTCTTAAATTGCGCAGAATCAACGAACTTAATGATAAGTTACGCGATGAGCTTGGCCGTGAGAGAATCACTGCTTCGAATGCCTGTCTCGCTATTTCGAACTATGTTTCCACTCATAGAGACTATACTCTGCCCGAGATATGGGGATATCCCCCGCCCGGTTCAAACCATTTCGCTGATGCAACAAATAAAAAACGTCGTTCTCTTCAGGAAACCGGTCAATCCACTTCCAATGCGTGTTGTACCATCATGTGA